The Aedes aegypti strain LVP_AGWG chromosome 3, AaegL5.0 Primary Assembly, whole genome shotgun sequence genome contains a region encoding:
- the LOC5573740 gene encoding zinc finger protein 519, with translation METFLVKDYPGAVSDINAVCRCCLASEKLQKIFVNGEELNSEVEELLRPAYIPLSPNDGLPNLICASCVEELRNWHRFRQKCDESYKLLERLQECSIDVLEEAEKVFVESTALVTISDTVGIEEQEIFVQDEPVNVFKQEPEVFIQDDPDPDELKEDHQDTGTANQESSTTCVNIKVEPVSCAETFYRAKLVEKQVLGGKKKRYIYHRQCPICGIVLKRGLREHIMIHNDPTGRPFKCDSCHKTYCRKDNLRQHQEREHLLIRYHCDICGKIFSTRDVLNAHRKLHNTESFKCDQCDQVFKTTKYLYKHKQKHLGIKKFICTYCGKGFLVGEYLKDHLRIHTGEKPFDCKICGKLFRTTNHLRQHTRTHSIPVISDQKSPSDGDISRNENSVLPDSM, from the exons ATGGAAACTTTTCTGGTGAAAGATTACCCCGGTGCTGTGTCCGATATCAACGCGGTTTGTCGGTGCTGTCTGGCGTCGGAGAAGCTGCAGAAAATCTTTGTAAACGGCGAGGAGCTGAATTCCGAGGTGGAAGAACTGCTGCGTCCAGCTTACATTCCCCTGAGCCCTAACGATGGCCTACCGAACTTAATATGCGCTTCCTGTGTGGAAGAGCTCCGCAATTGGCACCGGTTCCGACAGAAGTGTGACGAATCGTACAAATTGCTGGAACGTTTGCAGGAATGCTCCATCGATGTGCTCGAAGAGGCGGAGAAAGTTTTCGTCGAATCGACGGCACTGGTGACG ATATCGGACACCGTTGGTATCGAGGAACAGGAAATTTTTGTTCAGGATGAGCCTGTGAACGTATTCAAACAGGAGCCGGAAGTATTCATCCAAGACGATCCTGATCCTGATGAACTCAAGGAAGATCATCAGGACACAGGAACAGCTAATCAAGAATCTTCTACAACGTGTGTAAACATCAAAGTAGAACCTGTTTCATGTGCAGAGACTTTCTATCGAGCCAAGCTCGTCGAAAAGCAGGTTCTGGGTGGAAAAAAGAAGCGCTACATATACCATCGGCAGTGTCCAATATGTGGCATAGTGCTGAAACGTGGCCTTAGAGAGCACATAATGATCCACAACGATCCCACGGGACGGCCATTCAAGTGCGACAGCTGCCACAAGACGTACTGTCGTAAGGACAATCTACGACAGCACCAGGAACGGGAACATCTGCTCATTCGCTATCATTGTGACATTTGTGGGAAGATATTCAGCACCAGGGATGTACTGAATGCCCATCGAAAGCTGCACAATACCGAAAGTTTCAAATGTGACCAGTGCGATCAGGTGTTCAAGACGACCAAATACCTGTACAAGCACAAACAGAAGCATCTGGGGATCAAGAAGTTTATCTGCACATATTGCGGAAAAGGGTTTTTGGTTGG CGAGTATCTCAAGGACCATCTGCGGATACACACGGGCGAAAAACCATTCGATTGTAAAATATGCGGCAAGCTTTTTCGTACAACAAACCACCTTAGACAGCACACACGGACTCACTCGATTCCAGTTATCTCAGATCAGAAAAGTCCTAGTGATGGCGATATCAGTAGGAACGAGAACAGTGTACTTCCTGATAGCATGTAG